One window from the genome of Rhodobacteraceae bacterium S2214 encodes:
- the pth gene encoding aminoacyl-tRNA hydrolase — protein MKLIVGLGNPGTKYAGNRHNIGFMALDRIASDHGFSPWRSKFQGQVSEGRFGSDKVILLKPETFMNLSGQSVGEAMRFHKLDPADVIVFHDEIDLAPAKVRVKTGGGHAGHNGLRSIHSHIGPDYDRVRLGVGHPGHKDAVPGFVLRDFAKADQDWLDDEMRGISDGIDHLVAGDSGKFLNAVALRVAPPRSSTTKPKPEKAKPAPAPEPEDTRTQMQKLMDRFK, from the coding sequence ATGAAACTTATCGTAGGCCTTGGTAATCCCGGCACAAAATACGCAGGCAACCGTCATAACATCGGGTTTATGGCGCTGGATCGCATTGCATCTGATCACGGGTTTAGCCCGTGGCGGTCGAAATTTCAGGGTCAAGTCTCTGAGGGGCGGTTCGGAAGCGACAAGGTTATCCTGCTGAAGCCTGAAACCTTTATGAACCTGTCCGGTCAATCGGTCGGTGAAGCCATGCGGTTTCACAAGCTCGACCCTGCGGATGTGATCGTCTTTCACGACGAAATTGATCTGGCCCCTGCAAAAGTGCGCGTCAAAACGGGTGGTGGACACGCGGGCCATAACGGATTGCGGTCGATCCATAGCCACATCGGTCCTGACTATGACCGTGTTCGGCTTGGCGTTGGGCACCCGGGTCATAAAGACGCGGTGCCCGGCTTTGTGCTGCGTGACTTTGCCAAGGCTGATCAGGATTGGTTGGACGATGAAATGCGCGGCATTTCCGACGGTATTGATCATCTGGTTGCGGGCGACAGTGGCAAGTTCCTGAATGCGGTTGCCTTGCGCGTCGCCCCACCGCGGTCGTCCACAACAAAACCCAAGCCAGAGAAGGCCAAGCCCGCCCCCGCGCCGGAACCCGAAGACACCCGCACCCAAATGCAAAAGCTGATGGATCGTTTCAAATGA
- a CDS encoding 50S ribosomal protein L25/general stress protein Ctc, whose amino-acid sequence MAGNIPDLEATARAGTGKGAARSARREGMVPGVVYGGGADPVAINLDFNKLLTRLRKGRFLATLFNLKVEGQEDVRVICRGVQRDVVKDLPIHVDFMRLRQTSKVNLFVGVNFINAENAPYAPAGGMLTINRTEIELRVTANNIPESIDIDLSEANIGDVITSDSVTWPEGSKPVIDREFTIAAISAPKTVSADDEEEGEAEAPEAAAEGGEE is encoded by the coding sequence ATGGCTGGAAACATTCCAGATCTCGAAGCTACGGCTCGCGCGGGGACAGGCAAGGGGGCCGCCCGCTCAGCACGTCGCGAAGGCATGGTGCCTGGTGTTGTTTATGGTGGCGGTGCTGATCCTGTTGCGATCAACCTCGACTTCAACAAACTGCTGACACGTCTGCGCAAAGGTCGCTTCTTGGCGACTTTGTTCAACCTGAAAGTCGAAGGTCAAGAAGACGTCCGCGTCATCTGCCGTGGCGTTCAGCGTGACGTTGTTAAGGATCTGCCGATCCACGTTGATTTCATGCGTCTGCGTCAGACATCTAAGGTGAACCTGTTTGTTGGTGTTAACTTCATCAACGCAGAAAACGCACCTTACGCCCCTGCTGGCGGCATGCTGACAATCAACCGGACTGAGATTGAGCTGCGCGTGACAGCCAACAACATTCCGGAAAGCATCGACATCGATCTGTCCGAAGCCAACATCGGCGACGTGATCACATCCGATAGCGTGACTTGGCCAGAAGGTTCCAAGCCGGTTATCGACCGTGAATTCACAATCGCTGCGATTTCTGCGCCTAAGACTGTTAGCGCGGACGACGAAGAAGAAGGCGAAGCTGAAGCACCAGAAGCAGCAGCTGAGGGCGGCGAAGAGTAA
- a CDS encoding MFS transporter, whose amino-acid sequence MSILSALRISRRPAAAFVIVGLFWGCFAAYVPVLKDQLGASDGLFGILLLGSATGLVSSMWIAPRADRILGSRSMQVGAVMLACIWLVPGEISTPIYFAFALGFVGLASGLLDVVMNARVSELEAAHNRSLMNANHAMFSVAYAVSAVITGIAREAGMPPTPVFAGFGVVAILLVPMLNMEIADVEADDGTQGKYPLWPIMLCGAIVLVAFMSEATVEAWSALHVERTLGGGAAEGALGPAMLGITMAVGRFSGQAVSERFRETQVVLIASMVSAAGAIIAATAASPWMAYVGFGTLGLGVSVIGPMGLALIGKVVPPHLRTEAISRCAVIGFSGFFFAPMVMGLISESYGLRVAFACVALLLISAAPLALLASRLPKYAKKT is encoded by the coding sequence ATGTCAATTTTGTCAGCCTTGCGTATCTCGCGCCGCCCTGCTGCGGCCTTTGTCATTGTCGGCCTCTTTTGGGGGTGTTTTGCGGCATATGTGCCTGTGTTGAAAGACCAGCTTGGCGCAAGTGACGGGTTGTTCGGGATACTTTTGTTAGGATCGGCGACTGGCCTTGTGTCATCCATGTGGATCGCGCCGCGTGCGGACCGCATTTTGGGATCGCGCAGTATGCAGGTCGGTGCGGTGATGCTGGCCTGTATCTGGTTGGTGCCGGGCGAAATCAGCACGCCAATCTATTTCGCCTTTGCATTGGGTTTTGTCGGGCTGGCATCGGGGTTGCTGGACGTGGTGATGAACGCGCGGGTGTCCGAATTGGAAGCCGCGCATAACAGGTCCTTGATGAACGCCAATCACGCAATGTTTTCGGTGGCATATGCGGTGTCGGCCGTCATCACCGGTATCGCCCGCGAAGCAGGCATGCCGCCCACACCCGTCTTTGCGGGTTTCGGGGTGGTGGCCATTCTGCTGGTGCCGATGTTGAACATGGAAATAGCCGACGTCGAAGCCGATGACGGCACCCAAGGCAAATACCCGCTTTGGCCTATCATGCTGTGCGGCGCGATTGTTTTGGTGGCCTTCATGTCCGAAGCCACAGTCGAAGCATGGTCCGCCCTGCACGTCGAACGCACGCTTGGTGGCGGTGCGGCCGAAGGCGCGCTTGGCCCCGCAATGCTTGGCATCACGATGGCCGTCGGTCGGTTCTCGGGGCAGGCGGTGTCGGAACGGTTCCGTGAAACGCAGGTCGTGCTCATCGCGTCTATGGTTTCCGCGGCAGGGGCGATCATCGCAGCAACCGCAGCGTCACCTTGGATGGCTTACGTGGGTTTTGGCACGCTAGGCCTTGGTGTGTCGGTGATCGGACCAATGGGGCTTGCCTTGATCGGCAAAGTCGTCCCGCCACACCTGCGGACCGAAGCGATCAGCCGCTGTGCGGTCATCGGCTTTTCAGGTTTCTTCTTTGCCCCGATGGTCATGGGGCTGATCTCGGAAAGCTACGGGCTGCGGGTCGCTTTCGCCTGCGTGGCGCTGCTGTTGATATCCGCAGCACCACTGGCGTTGTTGGCATCCCGCCTGCCAAAATATGCGAAAAAGACCTAA
- a CDS encoding alpha-hydroxy-acid oxidizing protein yields the protein MPVITNIQDLKRMHKRRTPKMFYDYAESGSWTEQTFRENTTDFEKIRLRQRVAVDMADRTTKTTMIGQDVAMPVGLAPVGLTGMQCADGEIKAAKAAEKFGVPFTLSTMSICSIEDVAENTEKPFWFQVYTLRDDDFMTRLMARAKDAKCSAIMITLDLQILGQRHKDLKNGLTAPPKFTAKTIADLATKWSWGIEMLQTKRRFFGNIVGHAKEVTDPSSLSTWTADSFDQSLDWARVAELRKMWDGPVILKGILDVEDAKKAVEIGADAIIVSNHGGRQLDGALSSIRMLEQIVDAVGDKIEVHLDSGIRSGQDVLKAMALGAKGTYIGRAFVHGLGAMGEAGVTKALEVIHKELDLTMALCGHRDINTVDRDTLLVPKDFAGDWT from the coding sequence ATGCCCGTGATTACGAACATCCAAGACCTAAAGCGTATGCACAAACGTCGCACCCCGAAGATGTTCTATGATTACGCCGAAAGCGGCAGTTGGACAGAACAGACGTTCCGCGAAAATACGACCGACTTCGAAAAGATCAGGCTGCGTCAACGTGTGGCTGTCGATATGGCCGATCGGACCACGAAAACCACGATGATTGGTCAGGATGTTGCAATGCCTGTGGGGCTTGCCCCTGTCGGGTTGACTGGCATGCAATGCGCCGATGGTGAAATCAAAGCCGCGAAGGCCGCTGAAAAGTTCGGCGTTCCGTTCACACTGTCGACGATGTCCATTTGTTCGATTGAAGATGTCGCCGAGAACACGGAAAAACCGTTCTGGTTTCAAGTCTACACCCTAAGAGACGATGATTTCATGACCCGTTTGATGGCCCGCGCGAAGGACGCAAAATGTTCTGCCATCATGATCACGCTCGATCTGCAAATTTTGGGCCAGCGCCACAAAGACCTGAAGAACGGCCTGACCGCCCCGCCAAAGTTTACGGCCAAGACCATCGCGGACCTCGCGACGAAATGGTCGTGGGGGATCGAGATGTTGCAGACCAAGCGCCGTTTCTTCGGCAACATTGTCGGTCACGCGAAGGAAGTGACAGACCCGTCGTCGCTTAGCACGTGGACCGCCGATTCCTTTGATCAGTCGCTGGATTGGGCCCGTGTCGCGGAACTGCGTAAGATGTGGGACGGACCTGTGATCCTGAAAGGTATTCTGGACGTTGAAGACGCGAAGAAGGCCGTTGAGATTGGCGCCGATGCGATCATCGTCTCGAACCACGGTGGTCGGCAGTTGGACGGTGCGTTGTCGTCCATCCGGATGCTGGAACAAATCGTCGACGCTGTGGGCGACAAGATTGAGGTCCATCTCGATAGCGGTATCCGGTCGGGTCAGGACGTTTTGAAAGCCATGGCTTTGGGCGCGAAGGGCACCTACATCGGCCGTGCCTTTGTGCATGGTTTGGGCGCGATGGGCGAAGCTGGTGTGACCAAGGCGCTTGAGGTGATCCACAAGGAACTGGACCTGACAATGGCCCTATGCGGGCACCGCGATATCAATACAGTTGATCGTGACACACTGCTTGTCCCGAAGGATTTTGCAGGCGACTGGACTTAG
- a CDS encoding VOC family protein, producing the protein MKMCPYLTFDGTARDALTLYAHALGGELAEVQRFDEMPESEGKFPPEVGARLAHGQVRFGGQVIMVSDTMGNDPFPGHHGFNIQTNWDTLEEAKTAFEILSEGGAVIMPLAPTFWASAFGICRDRFGVGWMFNSD; encoded by the coding sequence ATGAAAATGTGCCCATACCTGACGTTCGACGGAACCGCGCGTGACGCCTTGACGCTTTATGCCCACGCCTTGGGCGGTGAATTGGCGGAAGTCCAACGGTTCGACGAGATGCCCGAATCCGAGGGAAAGTTCCCGCCAGAGGTCGGCGCGCGGCTGGCGCATGGTCAAGTCCGGTTCGGCGGACAGGTCATTATGGTGTCCGACACGATGGGCAACGATCCGTTTCCGGGCCATCACGGTTTCAACATTCAGACAAATTGGGACACGTTGGAAGAAGCGAAGACCGCATTCGAAATTCTGTCCGAGGGTGGCGCGGTGATCATGCCGCTCGCGCCAACGTTCTGGGCCAGTGCGTTTGGAATTTGTCGGGATCGGTTTGGCGTTGGGTGGATGTTTAACAGCGACTAG
- the ychF gene encoding redox-regulated ATPase YchF, protein MGFKMGIVGLPNVGKSTLFNALTKTAAAQAANFPFCTIEPNVGDVAVPDARLDTLAGIAGSKQIIPTRMTFVDIAGLVKGASKGEGLGNQFLANIRECDAIAHVLRCFEDDDITHVEGRVDPVEDADVIETELMLADLESIEKRLQNLTRKVRGGDKEAVDQVRLLELAKAAIEDGKPARTVQIDEDDAKQWKMLQLLTTKPVLYVCNVEEDKAGTGNSQSDRVGEMAAKQGNSHVVISARIEEEISQLETDEAEMFLGEMGLEEAGLDRLIRAGYELLHLQTYFTVGPKEARAWTIKEGTSAPQAAGVIHGDFERGFIRAETIAYDDFVTLGGEQPSKEAGKMRAEGKGYIVKDGDVLHFLFNT, encoded by the coding sequence ATGGGTTTCAAAATGGGTATCGTGGGTCTGCCAAACGTTGGCAAATCGACCCTGTTTAACGCGCTGACAAAAACAGCAGCGGCGCAGGCGGCGAACTTTCCGTTCTGCACAATCGAACCAAACGTCGGTGACGTGGCTGTGCCTGATGCGCGGCTCGACACGCTGGCAGGGATCGCAGGGTCCAAGCAAATCATCCCGACACGGATGACGTTTGTCGACATCGCAGGCCTCGTCAAAGGCGCGTCCAAAGGCGAAGGGTTGGGTAACCAGTTCCTCGCGAACATCCGTGAATGTGACGCAATCGCCCACGTGCTGCGCTGTTTTGAAGACGACGACATCACCCACGTCGAAGGCCGTGTTGATCCGGTCGAAGATGCGGACGTAATCGAAACCGAGCTGATGCTCGCCGATCTCGAAAGCATCGAAAAGCGTCTGCAAAACCTGACCCGCAAGGTACGCGGTGGCGACAAAGAAGCTGTCGATCAGGTGCGTCTGCTCGAACTCGCAAAAGCAGCGATTGAAGACGGCAAACCTGCGCGGACTGTGCAGATCGACGAAGACGACGCAAAGCAGTGGAAAATGCTACAACTGCTGACCACCAAGCCGGTTCTATACGTCTGCAACGTCGAAGAAGACAAAGCAGGCACAGGCAACAGCCAATCTGACCGCGTCGGCGAAATGGCCGCGAAGCAGGGCAATTCCCACGTCGTGATCTCTGCACGGATCGAAGAAGAGATTTCCCAGCTCGAAACTGACGAGGCAGAAATGTTCCTCGGCGAAATGGGTCTGGAAGAAGCCGGTCTCGACCGTCTGATCCGCGCAGGTTACGAATTGCTGCACCTTCAGACATACTTCACCGTCGGTCCGAAAGAAGCACGCGCATGGACCATCAAAGAAGGCACATCCGCACCGCAAGCCGCAGGTGTCATTCACGGTGATTTCGAACGTGGCTTTATCCGCGCTGAAACCATCGCCTACGACGACTTCGTGACATTGGGCGGCGAACAACCGTCAAAAGAAGCGGGCAAAATGCGGGCAGAGGGCAAAGGCTACATCGTCAAAGACGGCGACGTGCTGCACTTCTTGTTCAACACCTAA
- a CDS encoding UdgX family uracil-DNA binding protein (This protein belongs to the uracil DNA glycosylase superfamily, members of which act in excision repair of DNA. However, it belongs more specifically to UdgX branch, whose founding member was found to bind uracil in DNA (where it does not belong), without cleaving it, appears to promote DNA repair by a pathway involving RecA, rather than base excision.), protein MHTISIPMIGTDTAWRDAARRLLAARVKPDDVLWDFDGQAPQLFESTADLPAPRRAVKVSKDFVELANVVVWHKDPQRFARLYALLWRLKDTPGLMADRADPDLAKLRQMEKAVRRCQHKMKAFVRFRDLRSDGPRRSFGAWFEPTHHTMEPTAQFFVRRFGDMDWMIVTPSVTAKFTNGKLTLHPGDEKPELPEDGAEDLWGTYFCNIFNPARVKISAMTSEMPKKYWKNMPETQFIPGLIADAEEKVRKMQDAAPTLPPERMAAIREQLMQSAQPASWNMLDADLNGCTRCPLHAPATQVVKGSGPRDAALMIVGEQPGDHEDMQGLPFVGPAGQLFRSLAAQAGLDPDAAYITNAVKHFKFKPTAKRRLHVNPTTSEVDHCAWWLRSEVALVKPKLIIAMGASAARATTGNGKDITRRRGTVEMGTDGLPVFLTVHPSHLLRLPDADRETAEAAFIADLKTATGHLLQSAPSVMHITETIRAEGSDIAAE, encoded by the coding sequence ATGCATACGATTTCGATCCCGATGATTGGCACGGATACCGCGTGGCGCGATGCGGCGCGGCGGTTGCTGGCGGCCCGTGTGAAACCGGATGACGTGCTGTGGGATTTCGACGGGCAGGCGCCGCAACTGTTTGAAAGCACGGCAGATCTGCCCGCGCCGCGTCGCGCGGTGAAAGTGTCGAAGGACTTTGTCGAGCTTGCCAATGTTGTCGTCTGGCATAAGGACCCGCAGCGGTTTGCCCGTCTTTACGCGCTGTTGTGGCGGCTGAAGGATACCCCTGGTCTGATGGCGGATCGCGCCGATCCTGATCTGGCCAAACTGCGCCAGATGGAAAAAGCCGTGCGGCGGTGTCAGCATAAGATGAAGGCTTTCGTGCGGTTCCGTGATCTGCGCAGCGATGGGCCGCGCCGCAGCTTTGGCGCGTGGTTTGAACCCACGCATCACACGATGGAACCGACCGCCCAGTTTTTTGTGCGCCGCTTTGGCGATATGGACTGGATGATCGTGACGCCATCGGTCACCGCGAAGTTCACGAACGGTAAATTGACGCTGCACCCCGGTGATGAAAAGCCCGAGCTGCCAGAGGATGGTGCCGAGGACCTTTGGGGCACCTATTTCTGCAACATCTTCAATCCCGCACGCGTCAAGATCAGCGCGATGACGTCTGAGATGCCCAAGAAATACTGGAAGAACATGCCGGAAACGCAGTTCATTCCTGGGCTGATCGCGGACGCCGAAGAAAAGGTGCGCAAGATGCAGGATGCGGCCCCGACCCTGCCCCCTGAACGGATGGCGGCGATCCGCGAACAGTTGATGCAATCCGCACAGCCAGCAAGCTGGAATATGTTGGACGCCGATCTGAACGGCTGCACCCGTTGCCCGCTGCATGCCCCTGCGACGCAGGTCGTGAAAGGCAGCGGTCCGCGTGATGCTGCGCTGATGATTGTCGGCGAACAGCCCGGTGATCACGAAGACATGCAAGGTTTGCCGTTTGTGGGGCCTGCCGGCCAGCTCTTTCGCAGCTTGGCAGCGCAAGCGGGCCTTGATCCTGACGCCGCTTACATCACGAACGCTGTCAAACATTTCAAATTCAAACCGACCGCGAAACGTCGGTTGCACGTGAACCCCACGACGTCAGAGGTGGACCATTGCGCGTGGTGGCTGCGGTCAGAGGTGGCGTTGGTGAAACCTAAACTGATCATTGCGATGGGGGCATCCGCCGCGCGGGCCACGACGGGCAACGGGAAAGACATCACGCGGCGGCGCGGTACCGTTGAGATGGGCACCGATGGCCTGCCAGTGTTCCTGACGGTGCACCCATCGCACCTATTGCGCCTGCCAGATGCGGATCGGGAAACAGCAGAAGCTGCGTTTATCGCGGATCTGAAAACAGCAACGGGGCACCTTTTGCAAAGCGCCCCGTCTGTCATGCATATCACTGAAACCATACGTGCCGAAGGGTCCGACATCGCAGCGGAATAG
- a CDS encoding putative DNA modification/repair radical SAM protein, with the protein MAQLDLQKKLAILSDAARYDASCASSGTTRRDSTKGGLGSTEGSGICHSYAPDGRCISLLKILMTNFCIYDCAYCINRVSSNVQRARFTPDEVVQLTIEFYRRNYIEGLFLSSGVIQNPDKTMEDMVEIARRLRQDEGFKGYIHLKTIPDADQALIDQAGLYADRLSINVELPTDRAVQAYAPEKSPATIRRAMGKVSDKRAAQKDRSYRGKRPTKFAPAGQSTQMIVGADQSTDATILGQSTSLYRGYKLRRVYYSAFSPIPDATAKLPLVKPPLIREHRLYQADWLLRFYGFDVGEITAARSDGNLDLEIDPKLAWALQNRALFPVDVNTTSREMLLRVPGFGTKTVGRILQTRRQRTLRYEDLLRLGASVKKAQPFITALGWTPGAMTDAANLRARYAPPPEQLTLL; encoded by the coding sequence ATGGCGCAACTTGATCTCCAAAAGAAACTCGCGATTCTCAGCGATGCGGCCCGTTACGATGCGTCTTGTGCGTCGAGCGGCACGACCCGTCGTGACAGCACGAAAGGCGGGCTTGGCTCTACCGAAGGGTCCGGCATTTGCCATTCTTATGCCCCTGATGGGCGCTGCATCAGTCTGCTGAAAATCCTGATGACGAACTTCTGCATCTACGATTGTGCGTATTGCATTAACCGTGTTTCGTCGAATGTGCAGCGCGCCCGTTTCACGCCGGATGAAGTCGTCCAACTGACGATCGAGTTCTACCGGCGCAATTACATCGAAGGACTGTTTTTGTCGTCTGGCGTGATCCAGAACCCCGATAAGACGATGGAAGATATGGTCGAAATTGCCCGACGGCTGCGTCAGGACGAAGGGTTTAAAGGCTATATTCACCTTAAAACGATCCCCGATGCCGATCAGGCGCTGATTGATCAGGCTGGGCTTTATGCGGACCGTTTGTCGATCAATGTGGAACTGCCGACGGATCGGGCCGTGCAGGCCTATGCCCCAGAAAAATCACCAGCGACGATCCGGCGGGCGATGGGCAAGGTTTCTGACAAGCGGGCCGCGCAAAAGGATCGGTCTTATCGCGGGAAACGTCCGACAAAATTTGCGCCTGCCGGTCAGTCGACGCAGATGATCGTGGGGGCGGATCAATCGACGGATGCGACGATTTTGGGCCAATCGACATCACTGTATCGGGGCTACAAATTGCGTCGCGTCTATTATTCAGCTTTTTCCCCGATCCCTGATGCCACCGCAAAACTGCCCCTGGTAAAACCGCCGTTGATCCGCGAACACAGGCTGTATCAGGCGGATTGGTTGCTGCGGTTTTACGGGTTTGATGTGGGTGAGATTACGGCGGCGCGCAGTGATGGGAACCTCGATCTTGAGATTGATCCGAAACTGGCGTGGGCCTTGCAAAACCGCGCCTTGTTTCCTGTGGACGTGAATACCACATCCCGCGAGATGTTGTTGCGCGTACCGGGTTTCGGGACCAAAACCGTGGGCCGCATTCTGCAGACCCGCCGCCAACGGACGTTGCGCTACGAAGACCTGTTGCGTTTGGGCGCATCGGTGAAAAAGGCGCAGCCATTCATCACCGCATTGGGGTGGACACCGGGTGCGATGACAGATGCGGCGAACCTGCGCGCCCGTTACGCCCCGCCACCGGAACAACTGACGTTACTATAA
- a CDS encoding HNH endonuclease, with product MSLKSYLRKAKRQFQVVQFLSNERKKLSPAQELALISQVDRVCPLDAEPLFHKKGTRSYKSYEIAHIYPLNPTPDEERLLQNEERLGIDLNDEDNLIPLCTICHGKFDKPRTIEGYQELVAIKKKAIERSGQEELWKTNPIKESILKIVDAIYADADEGIEAEITFTSMKVDEKLNDTISRPTRRKIKNNVTDYYTFIREKLVLLDKAGDCTSEIISNQIKGFYLIQKGDGISQQAAFDNIVKWLNAKTKADSNDAAEIITSFFIQNCEVFE from the coding sequence GTGTCGCTGAAAAGCTATTTACGCAAAGCTAAACGACAATTTCAGGTGGTACAATTTTTGTCAAACGAACGAAAAAAGCTGTCACCCGCGCAGGAACTCGCTCTAATATCACAAGTTGATCGCGTGTGCCCACTGGACGCGGAGCCGCTCTTTCACAAGAAGGGTACACGTTCGTACAAGAGCTACGAAATCGCTCACATTTACCCACTAAACCCTACACCCGATGAAGAACGTCTTTTGCAAAATGAAGAGCGTCTTGGAATAGACCTCAATGATGAAGACAACCTTATCCCGCTTTGTACCATCTGCCATGGTAAGTTCGACAAGCCTAGGACGATTGAGGGATATCAGGAACTTGTTGCCATAAAAAAGAAGGCCATCGAACGAAGCGGTCAAGAGGAATTATGGAAAACGAACCCTATCAAGGAAAGCATACTAAAAATCGTTGATGCCATTTATGCCGATGCTGACGAAGGCATTGAAGCAGAAATTACCTTCACTTCCATGAAGGTTGACGAGAAACTCAACGACACTATTTCCAGGCCGACGCGGCGGAAAATCAAGAACAACGTAACCGACTACTACACGTTCATCAGAGAAAAATTGGTACTGCTAGACAAGGCGGGTGACTGCACTTCCGAAATAATTTCGAACCAAATAAAGGGTTTTTACCTCATTCAAAAAGGAGACGGTATCAGCCAGCAAGCTGCGTTTGACAACATTGTCAAATGGCTCAACGCCAAAACAAAGGCAGATTCCAATGATGCAGCGGAAATCATCACCTCATTCTTTATCCAAAATTGCGAAGTCTTCGAATGA
- a CDS encoding DUF2326 domain-containing protein has product MLTEIHCKKFKTETIKFHAGLNVVLGDHAATNSIGKSNLLMVLDFAFGGDSFLQHNSDVPKALGHHDYQFRFKFGAKHVHFIRNTDTPDLVLQIAEDSEEETPISIEDYRAFLKAAYSLDDVKLTFRAITSLFSRIWGKDNLDVKQPLHSHIKQTSATRIDYLIKLYNKYDDIDALSDSVKTLADRKKSVTSAYKQNLIPKSTTREYKENLKSLSEIDTEIKEIKNNLAKYAVSIGEIVNRKVFELKETRDVLIGERDKVSVNLSRVKRDLNKNKYIKSKAFKNLEKFFPEADFDRFGQIEHFHSKIASILRDELRASEKELTMSLQELESAVGSVDLEISDALGDIDEPTAIVDRVHELAVRRSNAKRRIDYFETDKDVTGNLRDDRLRLAELRNSISAHISNIINNKIRKLVDVVYDEHRTSPKLEINNNSYSFSAVEDTGTGKAYSNLVLLDLAILQTTVLPFVIHDSVLFKNIENEAVAQLIKLYMSFDRQTFIAIDEIQKYGANTEKVLINQRVIELSNENQLYIKDWRG; this is encoded by the coding sequence ATGTTGACTGAGATTCACTGTAAGAAGTTTAAAACCGAAACCATCAAGTTTCATGCGGGTTTAAACGTAGTGCTAGGTGATCATGCCGCAACTAACTCTATCGGGAAGTCTAATCTATTGATGGTTCTCGATTTCGCCTTCGGAGGGGACAGTTTCCTCCAACATAACAGTGACGTACCCAAAGCGTTGGGGCATCATGATTACCAATTTCGGTTCAAGTTTGGAGCGAAGCATGTTCACTTTATCCGAAACACAGACACACCCGATCTGGTCCTCCAAATAGCTGAGGATTCGGAAGAAGAGACCCCTATATCAATTGAGGACTATCGAGCTTTCTTAAAGGCGGCATACTCTTTGGACGATGTGAAGCTGACCTTTAGGGCTATTACTTCTCTGTTTTCTCGAATATGGGGCAAAGACAATTTGGATGTTAAGCAACCGCTACATTCACATATTAAACAGACATCCGCCACTCGGATTGATTACCTAATAAAGCTCTACAATAAGTATGATGATATTGACGCTTTGTCAGATTCAGTAAAGACGCTGGCTGATAGGAAAAAGTCGGTCACAAGCGCGTACAAACAAAACCTAATCCCCAAAAGCACTACGAGAGAATACAAGGAAAACCTAAAATCGTTGTCGGAGATCGATACCGAAATAAAGGAAATCAAAAACAATTTGGCCAAATATGCGGTCAGCATTGGTGAAATCGTGAACCGTAAGGTCTTTGAGCTAAAGGAAACCAGAGATGTGCTGATAGGGGAAAGGGATAAAGTCTCCGTCAATCTCTCGAGGGTGAAACGAGACCTGAACAAAAACAAATATATAAAAAGTAAAGCGTTCAAGAATCTCGAAAAATTCTTCCCCGAAGCAGACTTCGATAGGTTTGGTCAAATCGAGCACTTCCACTCAAAGATTGCGAGCATCCTTCGAGACGAACTTAGGGCCAGCGAAAAAGAACTAACCATGTCTCTCCAAGAGTTGGAAAGTGCTGTTGGTTCCGTCGATCTGGAGATCAGTGACGCGCTTGGCGATATCGACGAACCGACGGCCATCGTAGACAGAGTCCACGAACTCGCGGTTCGGCGCAGTAACGCGAAGAGAAGGATCGACTATTTTGAAACTGATAAAGATGTAACTGGCAATTTGCGCGATGATCGATTGCGCCTAGCTGAACTCAGGAACTCAATCTCGGCGCATATCTCAAACATCATAAACAACAAGATTCGAAAACTGGTAGATGTTGTCTATGACGAGCACAGAACAAGTCCGAAGTTGGAAATAAATAATAATAGCTACAGCTTCTCGGCTGTTGAAGACACTGGAACGGGGAAAGCCTATTCCAACTTAGTCCTGCTGGATCTGGCAATTCTACAAACTACCGTGCTCCCCTTCGTAATCCATGACTCTGTGCTTTTTAAGAACATTGAGAACGAGGCAGTGGCCCAACTTATAAAGCTATACATGTCGTTTGACCGTCAGACATTTATTGCGATTGATGAGATACAAAAATACGGGGCAAATACTGAGAAAGTATTGATAAACCAAAGGGTTATTGAGCTTTCCAATGAAAACCAACTATACATAAAGGATTGGAGAGGTTAG